The proteins below are encoded in one region of Vulpes lagopus strain Blue_001 chromosome 10, ASM1834538v1, whole genome shotgun sequence:
- the LOC121500076 gene encoding butyrophilin subfamily 2 member A2-like isoform X2, which translates to MEPAAALRFTAPGSLLLFVMLGGPALLSAQFTVVGPTDAVLAMAGENTRFHCHLSPEKDAEHMEVRWFRAQFSLAVLVYKAGRERTEEQMEEYQGRTTFVSEHINKGSVALIIHNVTAHDNGIYHCYFQEGRSYDEAVMHLMVASLGSKPLIEMKGHEDGGIRLECTSIGWYPEPHATWRDPYGEIMPALEEAHTVDADGLFMVSMAVIIMDFSVRNASCSVNNTLLGQERETVIFIPESFVPSTFPWMVSLAAVLPSLLLFSAGSICLVRKLHRGKEVENEAKEVACEEPEKEQVEKEKERQIREQLQEELNWRRSLLHAADVVLDPDSAHPELFLTEDRRGVRRGPSRQSVPDNLERFDCRPCVLGLDSFSSGRHYWEVEVENVMVWAVGVCRDSVERKGEALLVPQNGFWTLEMFGNQYRALSSPEKILPVKERLRRVGIFLDYEAGDISFYNMRDRSHIYTCPRSPFSGPLKPFFRLGSDDSLLLICPAFTGARGVTVPEGGLILHRTGPHRSHHQFPGLRPK; encoded by the exons ATGGAGCCGGCGGCTGCTCTGCGCTTCACCGCGCCCGGCTCCCTTCTGCTCTTCGTGATGCTCGGCGGCCCTGCACTGCTCTCAG CCCAGTTTACTGTTGTGGGGCCGACAGATGCAGTCCTGGCCATGGCGGGAGAAAACACCAGGTTTCACTGCCACCTGTCACCCGAGAAGGATGCAGAGCACATGGAGGTGCGCTGGTTCCGAGCTCAGTTCTCCCTGGCGGTGCTCGTGTATAAGGCTGGACGGGAGAGAACAGAGGAGCAGATGGAGGAGTATCAAGGAAGAACCACCTTTGTGAGCGAACATATCAACAAGGGGAGCGTGGCACTCATCATACACAATGTCACAGCCCATGACAACGGCATCTACCACTGTTACTTCCAAGAAGGCAGATCCTATGATGAGGCTGTTATGCACCTGATGGTGGCAA gcctgggctctAAGCCCCTCATTGAAATGAAGGGCCACGAGGATGGAGGTATCCGGCTAGAGTGCACATCCATAGGGTGGTACCCAGAGCCCCATGCCACGTGGAGGGACCCTTATGGGGAGATCATGCCAGCCCTGGAGGAGGCTCACACTGTGGATGCGGATGGCCTCTTCATGGTCAGCATGGCTGTGATCATCATGGACTTCTCTGTGAGGAACGCATCCTGCTCTGTCAACAACACCCTGCTTGGCCAGGAGAGGGAAACTGTGATTTTCATCCCAG agtCCTTTGTTCCCAGCACATTCCCCTGGATGGTAAGCCTAGCTGCTGTCTTgccttctctgctcctcttctccGCTGGAAGCATCTGTCTCGTCAGGAAACTCCACAGGGGAAAAGAGGTCGAAAATGAAGCGAAAGAAGTTGCATGTGAGGAACCGGAAAAAGAAcaagtggaaaaagagaaagaacgtCAAATCCGAG agcAACTTCAAGAAGAATTGA ACTGGAGACGATCCCTGCTACATGCTG CTGATGTGGTGCTTGACCCCGACAGTGCTCATCCTGAGCTCTTCCTGACAGAGGACAGAAGAGGAGTGAGACGAGGCCCCTCCAGGCAGAGTGTCCCTGACAACCTGGAGAGATTTGACTGCCGGCCTTGTGTCCTAGGCCTGGACAGCTTCTCCTCGGGGAGGCATTactgggaggtggaggtggaaaaTGTGATGGTGTGGGCCGTGGGGGTTTGTAGAGACAGCGTTGAGCGGAAAGGGGAGGCCCTGTTGGTTCCTCAGAATGGCTTCTGGACCCTGGAGATGTTTGGAAACCAGTACCGGGCCCTGTCTTCCCCCGAGAAGATTCTCCCCGTGAAAGAGCGTCTTCGCCGAGTGGGCATCTTTCTGGACTATGAAGCTGGAGATATCTCCTTCTACAACATGAGGGACAGATCACATATCTACACATGTCCCCGGTCACCCTTTTCTGGGCCCCTGAAGCCTTTCTTCAGGCTGGGGTCTGATGATAGTCTGCTCCTCATCTGCCCAGCCTTCACTGGGGCCCGGGGGGTCACGGTGCCTGAGGGCGGCCTGATCCTCCACAGGACGGGGCCCCATCGCAGCCACCATCAGTTCCCTGGCCTCAGACCCAAGTAG
- the LOC121500076 gene encoding butyrophilin subfamily 2 member A2-like isoform X1, which produces MEPAAALRFTAPGSLLLFVILLIMSFCASLSGLGSKPLIEMKGHEDGGIRLECTSIGWYPEPHATWRDPYGEIMPALEEAHTVDADGLFMVSMAVIIMDFSVRNASCSVNNTLLGQERETVIFIPESFVPSTFPWMVSLAAVLPSLLLFSAGSICLVRKLHRGKEVENEAKEVACEEPEKEQQLQEELNWRRSLLHAADVVLDPDSAHPELFLTEDRRGVRRGPSRQSVPDNLERFDCRPCVLGLDSFSSGRHYWEVEVENVMVWAVGVCRDSVERKGEALLVPQNGFWTLEMFGNQYRALSSPEKILPVKERLRRVGIFLDYEAGDISFYNMRDRSHIYTCPRSPFSGPLKPFFRLGSDDSLLLICPAFTGARGVTVPEGGLILHRTGPHRSHHQFPGLRPK; this is translated from the exons ATGGAGCCGGCGGCTGCTCTGCGCTTCACCGCGCCCGGCTCCCTTCTGCTCTTCGTGAT TTTATTAATAATG AGTTTCTGTGCcagtctttcag gcctgggctctAAGCCCCTCATTGAAATGAAGGGCCACGAGGATGGAGGTATCCGGCTAGAGTGCACATCCATAGGGTGGTACCCAGAGCCCCATGCCACGTGGAGGGACCCTTATGGGGAGATCATGCCAGCCCTGGAGGAGGCTCACACTGTGGATGCGGATGGCCTCTTCATGGTCAGCATGGCTGTGATCATCATGGACTTCTCTGTGAGGAACGCATCCTGCTCTGTCAACAACACCCTGCTTGGCCAGGAGAGGGAAACTGTGATTTTCATCCCAG agtCCTTTGTTCCCAGCACATTCCCCTGGATGGTAAGCCTAGCTGCTGTCTTgccttctctgctcctcttctccGCTGGAAGCATCTGTCTCGTCAGGAAACTCCACAGGGGAAAAGAGGTCGAAAATGAAGCGAAAGAAGTTGCATGTGAGGAACCGGAAAAAGAAcaa cAACTTCAAGAAGAATTGA ACTGGAGACGATCCCTGCTACATGCTG CTGATGTGGTGCTTGACCCCGACAGTGCTCATCCTGAGCTCTTCCTGACAGAGGACAGAAGAGGAGTGAGACGAGGCCCCTCCAGGCAGAGTGTCCCTGACAACCTGGAGAGATTTGACTGCCGGCCTTGTGTCCTAGGCCTGGACAGCTTCTCCTCGGGGAGGCATTactgggaggtggaggtggaaaaTGTGATGGTGTGGGCCGTGGGGGTTTGTAGAGACAGCGTTGAGCGGAAAGGGGAGGCCCTGTTGGTTCCTCAGAATGGCTTCTGGACCCTGGAGATGTTTGGAAACCAGTACCGGGCCCTGTCTTCCCCCGAGAAGATTCTCCCCGTGAAAGAGCGTCTTCGCCGAGTGGGCATCTTTCTGGACTATGAAGCTGGAGATATCTCCTTCTACAACATGAGGGACAGATCACATATCTACACATGTCCCCGGTCACCCTTTTCTGGGCCCCTGAAGCCTTTCTTCAGGCTGGGGTCTGATGATAGTCTGCTCCTCATCTGCCCAGCCTTCACTGGGGCCCGGGGGGTCACGGTGCCTGAGGGCGGCCTGATCCTCCACAGGACGGGGCCCCATCGCAGCCACCATCAGTTCCCTGGCCTCAGACCCAAGTAG